The Sebastes umbrosus isolate fSebUmb1 chromosome 4, fSebUmb1.pri, whole genome shotgun sequence genome has a window encoding:
- the pgghg gene encoding protein-glucosylgalactosylhydroxylysine glucosidase, protein MSYVEDPYIFSTDALPNDRRFLPPVANGLLGWRVYNRTMHMGGVYNGEGGHCHRADVPCPLAVKIETDEPAKHAYSLDTHTGIFTHTLSSAHVTASQSLYSHRHYPNLMVMEILLVRQVTSEEPITVNLVTSFTPESKDIVFESGPDYKGGSHIQGKVTEAEFPGASCPEVHLIWTPIPPTLTLLPEQSQARWGFILAVANSLDAVEANYDEGLNLMASGNLRPSHMKAWKELWLQSTVEVTGSETLCKALIGCMFYLLSAFPSIHETSGSFGGVSPGGLSNGGDGQDYWGHIFWDQDIWMYPGIALFYPKLARAVLEYRVGTIDGAKDNAQKQGFKGLKFPWESAVSGREVCPEDIYGKQEIHINGDVTLAFQHYLYLTEDLSMFAEGHGQEVIYGVADYWVSRATWNPDDQKYHLLGVMPPDEYYYNVNNSVYTNTVAKFSLQFAVELANLLQHPAPKEWQEVAEHLKIPFDQESQYHPEFDGYNKGDPVKQADTVMLGYPLGLQMSPEIRRNDLEAYEPVTDPNGPAMTWGMFAIGWLELGEAERARHLLEKCFKNIQAPFQVWSESSDGSGAVNFLTGMGGFLQAVLFGFTGFRVQKECLAFSPLLPPDITELCVRGVNYLGNQMDWLLRKDEVCIILREPATSSGNTKSCDLQVVLKASGTKIPLTPGKPVTFPREPGCVCKLAWTSSCWPV, encoded by the exons ATGTCCTATGTCGAAGACCCCTACATCTTCTCCACCGACGCTCTACCCAATGACCGCCGCTTCCTCCCGCCAGTGGCCAATGGGCTTCTGGGATGGAGGGTGTACAACCGTACCATGCACATGGGTGGTGTGTATAATGGGGAGGGTGGACATTGTCACCGGGCAGATGTCCCCTGTCCTCTCGCTGTGAAGATTGAGACAGACGAACCAGCCAAGCACGCCTACAGCCTGGACACCCACACAG GCATTTTCACCCACACCCTGAGCTCAGCACATGTAACGGCCTCACAGTCTCTGTATTCACACCGACATTACCCCAACCTGATGGTGATGGAGATTCTGTTGGTGCGTCAGGTGACTTCAGAGGAGCCAATCACTGTGAATCTGGTCACTTCGTTCACACCTGAGAGCAAAGACATTGTGTTCGAGTCTGGTCCTGATTACAAAGGAGGAAG tcACATCCAAGGAAAGGTGACCGAGGCTGAGTTCCCAGGAGCTTCCTGTCCCGAAGTGCACCTCATCTGGACCCCCATACCTCCCACTCTGACACTGCTGCCGGAGCAGAGCCAGGCTCGCTGGGGCTTCATCCTGGCCGTTGCCAACAGTTTAGACGCTGTTGAGGCCAATTATGACGAGGGCCTGAATCTGATGGCGTCTGGTAACCTGCGCCCGTCTCACATGAAGGCCTGGAAAGAGCTGTGGCTGCAGAGCACGGTGGAGGTGACGGGGTCAGAGACGCTCTGCaaggctctgattggctgcatgTTTTACCTCCTCAGCGCGTTCCCCTCCATACACGAAACCTCCGGTTCTTTTGGTGGAGTCAGTCCAGGCGGGCTGTCTAATGGTGGGGATGGTCAGGACTACTGGGGCCACATCTTCTGGGACCAG GACATTTGGATGTATCCTGGCATCGCCCTCTTCTATCCCAAGCTAGCCCGAGCCGTGCTGGAGTACAGGGTGGGGACTATAGATGGCGCAAAAGACAACGCCCAAAAGCAGGGCTTCAAG GGACTGAAGTTCCCGTGGGAGAGTGCTGTGTCGGGGAGGGAGGTGTGTCCAGAGGACATTTATGGAAAACAAGAGATTCACATAAATGGAGACGTCACCCTGGCCTTCCAACACTATCTCTACCTCACTGAG GATCTGTCCATGTTCGCAGAGGGCCATGGCCAGGAGGTGATATACGGCGTGGCTGATTACTGGGTTTCTAGAGCAACGTGGAACCCTGACGACCAGAAGTATCATCTCTTAG GTGTCATGCCACCTGATGAGTATTACTACAATGTCAACAACTCTgtgtacacaaacacagtggCCAAATTCAG TCTCCAGTTCGCTGTAGAATTGGCTAACCTCCTCCAACATCCTGCACCAAAGGAATGGCAAGAAGTGGCCGAACACCTCAAAATACCTTTTGACCAGGAATCCCAGTACCATCCTGAGTTTGATGGCTATAACAAAG GTGACCCAGTGAAGCAGGCGGACACAGTGATGTTGGGTTATCCTCTTggactgcaaatgtccccagaGATCAGGAGAAATGACCTTGAAGCGTACGAGCCAGTAACAGACCCTAATGGTCCGGCCATGACATGG GGTATGTTTGCAATCGGCTGGCTGGAGCTCGGGGAGGCTGAGAGAGCTCGACATTTACTTGAGAAGTGCTTCAAAAACATCCAGGCACCGTTCCAG GTATGGAGTGAATCATCCGATGGCTCTGGTGCGGTCAACTTTCTCACAGGGATGGGGGGATTCCTGCAAGCTGTGCTGTTTGGTTTTACTGGCTTCAG agttCAGAAGGAATGCCTGGCCTTTTCCCCACTCCTTCCCCCTGACATTACTGAGCTCTGCGTCCGTGGTGTGAACTACTTGGGCAATCAGATGGACTGGCTGCTCAGGAAAGATGAAGTTTGTATAATACTGAGGGAACCGGCAACCAGTTCTGGCAACACCAAGTCCTGTGATCTGCAGGTTGTCCTGAAGGCATCAGGAACTAAAATCCCTCTCACACCAG